In a single window of the Deinococcus misasensis DSM 22328 genome:
- the fabF gene encoding beta-ketoacyl-ACP synthase II: MQHQKTRVVVTGLGTISPLGNSAQAFHEQQLQGKSGVRPIQRFDPSDLPVQIAGEVDLDPQDFMDAREVKRTDRFVHLGVAAAELALQDASLNPEHTDRTRFGALIGSAIGGMDTWESQSKVAWERGVGRVSPFFIPMLMANAASSHVAIRYGLQGVASSVSTACTTGADALGNAYRAIGFGEADVMLAGGTEAIVTPLVISGFANMKALSRRNDEPEKASRPFSAQRDGFVLGEGAAVLVLESLEHAQARGARIYAEMVGFGRSADAHHITEPHPEGSGALLAIRAALRESGLDASGIDYINAHATSTPVGDKAEASALRAAFGEAIDDIWVSSTKSMTGHLLGAAGAIEAIACIQAIHSGTVPPSINAEDADIPLKIAHQAVHTEVRAALSNSFAFGGLNASLVFKRFEG, from the coding sequence ATGCAACATCAAAAAACCCGTGTGGTGGTCACAGGTCTGGGCACCATCAGCCCTCTGGGCAATTCAGCGCAAGCCTTTCATGAACAACAACTTCAAGGCAAGTCCGGGGTGCGCCCCATCCAGAGGTTTGACCCCTCCGACCTGCCGGTGCAGATTGCTGGTGAAGTGGACCTCGATCCTCAGGATTTCATGGATGCCAGAGAGGTCAAACGCACCGACCGCTTTGTGCACCTCGGGGTGGCAGCGGCAGAACTGGCTTTGCAGGATGCGAGCCTGAATCCAGAGCACACCGACCGCACCCGTTTTGGTGCTTTGATTGGCTCTGCCATTGGTGGAATGGACACCTGGGAAAGCCAGTCAAAAGTGGCATGGGAACGTGGAGTGGGCCGGGTCAGCCCGTTTTTCATTCCGATGCTGATGGCGAACGCAGCTTCCAGCCATGTGGCCATCCGTTACGGCCTTCAGGGGGTGGCTTCCAGCGTGTCCACCGCTTGCACCACCGGGGCAGATGCTCTGGGCAACGCTTACCGGGCCATTGGTTTCGGTGAGGCCGATGTGATGCTGGCCGGAGGCACCGAAGCCATCGTGACCCCTCTGGTGATCAGTGGTTTTGCCAACATGAAAGCCCTCAGCCGCAGAAACGATGAACCTGAAAAAGCCAGCCGTCCTTTCTCGGCCCAGAGGGATGGTTTTGTGCTGGGTGAAGGGGCCGCTGTGTTGGTGCTGGAATCTCTGGAACATGCCCAGGCCAGAGGGGCCAGAATTTACGCTGAAATGGTGGGGTTTGGTCGCAGTGCGGATGCCCACCACATCACCGAACCGCACCCGGAAGGCTCAGGGGCTTTGCTGGCCATCCGTGCGGCCCTCAGGGAGTCTGGTCTGGACGCTTCAGGCATCGATTACATCAATGCACACGCCACCAGCACCCCTGTTGGAGACAAAGCAGAGGCCAGCGCCCTGCGTGCTGCCTTTGGCGAGGCCATCGATGACATCTGGGTGTCCAGCACCAAAAGCATGACCGGGCACCTGCTCGGGGCTGCAGGTGCCATCGAGGCCATCGCTTGCATTCAGGCCATTCACTCTGGAACGGTTCCACCCAGCATCAACGCAGAAGACGCCGACATCCCCCTCAAAATTGCCCATCAGGCGGTTCACACCGAGGTGCGGGCCGCCCTGAGCAATTCTTTCGCTTTTGGAGGCTTGAACGCTTCTCTGGTCTTCAAACGCTTTGAAGGTTGA